The nucleotide sequence CGGTGCCGGACAACGCGCGGGTCGCGCGGTTCCTGCCCTACGACCTGCTCCTTCCGCTGGTCGACGTGATGGTGACCAACGGCGGATACGGCGGCGTGCACTACGCCTTGGCCCACGGCGTGCCCCTCGTCGCCGCCGGTGTCACCGAGGACAAGCCGGAGGTGTGCGCCCGTGTCGCCTGGTCCGGGGCCGGCGTGAACCTCCGCACCGGACGGCCCCGCGCGCGCCCCGTGCGGCGCGCCGTGCTCGAGGTGCTCGGATCGTCGAGTCATCGGGCGGCGGCCACCGTCATCGCCGGCCAGATCGCCCGGTCGCGCGGGGTGGACGAGCTCGTCGCCGTCATCGAGGACCTCGACGAGCGCCGCGCCCGAGCCGGCCGGGCCTGAACCCGTCTCGCGGACCGGTGGCACAATCGCACGGTGACCCACATTCTCGTGCCGTACCACCTCGATGAGCACCGGCCCGGCCTCGACGTGCCGTACGAGCCGGCGGTGACGGTGAGCCGCGACCTGACCGGCGACGACGTCTGGGAGCGGGTCGGCGGGCTGTACGCCGAGGTCGCCGACGTCGTGGCGGCGGACGTGCGCGGCGGGCAGGTGCCGCTGGTGATGTCCGGCGACTGCATGGTCTCGCAGGCCGTCGTCGCCGGGGTGCAGCGCGCGCACGACCGCGCAAGCCCGTCGATCGTCTGGTTCGACGCGCACGGCGACGTGCAGACGCTGGAGACGACGACGTCGGGATATCTGGGCGGGATGCCGCTGCGCATGCTGGCCGGCTACCGGCCAGAGCTGCTCGCCGACCGGCTCGGGCTGGCGCCGATCGCCGAGGACCGCATCGTGCTGGTCGACGGGCGGGACCTGGACCCGCCGGAGCGCGACTACCTGGCCGCCTCGAACATCCGGCAGGTCTTCACCGCCGAGCTGGACGCGGACGGCGTCCCGCTCGGCCCGGTCTACCTGCACGTCGACCTCGACGTCGTCGACGGGGCGGAGCTGCCCGGCCTGCTGTTCCCGACGCCGGGCGGGCCGTCGGCGAGCGAGGTCGGCCAGGCGATCCGCCGCGTGCTCGACACGGGACGAGTCGCCGCCGTCGGCCTGGGCTGCACCTGGCACGAGGGCCAGGACGGCCAGGGCGCGGCCGAGCGGGTCCGCGCCGCCCTGCCGTTCTAGGCCGGCCGGCGGACCAGCTCGATGTTGCCGCCGATCCGCCGGGCGCCGAACCCCGCGAACAGCGCGTTCGACCCGTCGTTGGTCTCGTCGACCTCGCAGACCACCTCGGCGGCGCCGCGTTCGTGCATGATGCCAAGGACCCGGGCCACCAGCGCACGGGCCAGCCCGCGCCGCCGGTACGCCGCCCGCACGCCGATCAGACCGAGCCGTGGCACGGAGGGCCGGATCCACACCCGCACCAGCCCGGCGTAGCCGCCGCTGCCGCCGTCGACCGCGATCAGGTAGGTCGACGGGTCGAACTGCGGGTCGTCGAAGGTCTCGCGCCGGAACGCCTCCGGGTCGGTGCGCCACGCGTCGACGCCCGGCACGGAGCGGCGCAGGTCCTGGTCGAGAGCGGCCAGCCGGACGAGGTCGGCGTCGGCCGCGGACACCACGCCGAAGCCGTCCGGCCACGAGCTGCCGTCCGGCGGCGCGGTCGGGACGGCGTACACGTGCTCGCGCCGCGCGACGGTGAACCCGCGGCCGGTCAGCAGGGCGAGCCGGTCGCCGTCGTCCTCGCCGGCCTCGGTGTAGAGGTCGCCGTCGTGCTCCGCCAGGACGGCGTCGAGCTGCGGCCCGCCGGCGTCGCCCGGCAGCACCAGGTACGTGCGGGCGTCGGGGCGGGACATGATCATGCCACCGACGCTAGCGGCGCCGCCGTCGCCAGAGCCACCGAATAATCGTGCCCGCATACACTGGCGACATGTCGTCCTCGGGCCAGATCACGCCGCGTCGATCCGTGCCGCCGGCCCTCACGGCCGCCCTCCCGGTGTTCGTCCTCGTGCTGCTCATGTGGGTCGAGGAGATCATCGACGCGCTCCCGGGCGTGAACCTCGACCAGTACGGCATCCGGCCGCACGACCCCGAGGGGCTGGTCGGCATCGTCACGGCGCCGTTCCTGCACGGCGGGTTCGGCCACCTCATCGCCAACACCGGCGCGTTCCTGGTGCTGGGCTGCCTCATCGCCATCACGACGCAACGGTTCTGGGCGGTCACCATCGGCGTCGCGCTGGTCGGCGGGTTCGCCACCTGGCTGGCGGCGTCGCCCAACAGCGTGCACATCGGGGCCAGCGGCGTGGTCTACGGCTACGCCGCGTTCCTGGTGGCCTGGGGCGTGCTGAGCCGCCGGGCGGTCGCCGTGGTGGTCGCGGTCATCGTGGTGCTGATGTACGGCGGCATCGTGGTCGGCGTGCTGCCCGGCCAGCCCGGCATCTCGTGGCAGGGCCACCTGTTCGGCGCGCTGGCCGGTGTGCTCATGGCCTGGCTGCTGCGGGGGAGCGGGACGAAGAGTCGCGCGTGAAGCGCATGTCCATCCAGTGCCGCCAGGCGCCGTCGTCGAGACGGTCCCAGCGTGCGGCCATGCTCGCGCCGTCGTCGGCGACCACCAGCCGCGACCGCGTGTCCGGCCCGGTCAGCGTGACCACGCCTTCGTCGTCGACCCGGACGGTCATGGTGCCAGTGGTGCCGTCGCTGTTGTAGGCCCGCGCGACGCAGGTGTCGCCGTCGGCGTCCTCGCCGAACACCTCCAGCGCCTGGTAGGGCTCGCCGTCGACGGTCACGTCGACGTGGTGGACGAGGAAGTGCCGGCCGGGCAGCCATTCGTAGACGTCGCTGCCCTTGATGCGCACGATGGGGTCGTCCACCGTCTCGCCCTCGGACGTCCAGCTGCCGATCAGCGGGTCGAGGCGTTCCATGAGGTCCCTCCTCGGGTAGGCTATGTAAGCAACTTCTTACATACTACCCGGAGGGGACGTGGACGACACCTTGCGCGCGGTCGCCGACCCGACCCGCCGGGCGATCATGGAGCTGGTGCGCGACGGTGAACGCTCGGCCGGCGACATCGCCGCCAGGTTCCCGGGCATGAGCCGCCCGGCCGTGTCGCAGCACCTCAAGGTACTGGTCGACGCGGGACTGGTGGACGTGCGCCGCGACGGCAACCGCCGGCTCTACGCGCTGCGGCCGGAGGGCCTGGCCGACGCGGCCGGGTTCATCGAGCGCATGTGGTCGGCTCAGTTGCGAAAGCTCAAGGAAGCAGTGGAGACAGAATGATCGAGCAGACCATCCGCATCGACGCCCCACCCGAGCGGGTGTGGGCGTACTTCACCGACGCCGGGAAGCTGGCCCGGTGGTGGGGGAGCGCCGAGGTGGACGCCCGCCCCGGCGGCCTCCTGCGCGTCGCGATGGACGGAGGGCCGGACCCGGTGATGCGGGGCGAGTTCGTCGAGCTGCGCCCGTACGAGCGGCTGGTGTTCACGTTCGGCTGGGAGCCGGGGCCCGGTGTGCCCGACGTCGCGCCCGGCGGCTCGCGGGTCGAGGTCGAGCTCACGCCCGACGTCGACGGCACCGTCGTGACGCTGCGCCACAGTGGTCTGCCGGCGACGCTGCGCGGCGAGACCATTGTCGGGTGGCGTATCGTCCTTCGTCGCCTCGCGGTAGAGGTGGCCGAAGGCCACTAGCAGATGGTTCGGCCGCCTCGCGAACGAGGCGGCCGACAGGCGACTATGAGGGGTGAGTCAGTCGGTGGCGGGGGTGGGCTGGGGCTGGAGGCGGTCGGTCTCGTCGTGCCACTCGAGCGCGACGGGACGGAGCTTGGCCTCGTGCCGGTGGCCGTGGTGACCGCAGAAGAGCAGGTCACCCTCCTTGAGGACGACGCGGACGTACGCCTGGGCGCCGCAGCTGTCGCAGCGGTCGGTTGCCTTCAGAGGGCCGGTAGCGAGAGCCGTAGTAGTCACGTCGCCTGCCTTCCTGATCGTTGGTCCACCGTGGGTGCCGGTGTGGTGTGCATCCGTACCAACATGTAATCACCCCCAGGCGTTCCCGCATCTCGAGCGGGCGGTGGTTCGCTCTGCGCGTAATCGGCACGCTGTGACACTGGTCACCTGATCGAGTTCGTCAACACGTTCGGACGAGGCCGTCCAGCGCGCCTGCGCCGGTTCCGTCGGTGCCAGGGCTTACGCTGACAATGCATGTGCTCACCGCTAGGGAGGAACCGTGACCGCCGAGCGTGCCGACGCCCTGACCGCCGGTGGCGACTACACCGCCCGCCACCTGTCGGTGCTCGAGGGCCTGGAGGCCGTGCGCAAGCGGCCGGGCATGTACATCGGCTCCACTGACTCCCGTGGTCTCATGCACTGCCTCTGGGAGATCATCGACAACGCCGTCGACGAGGCGCTGGGCGGGTTCTGCGACCGCGTCGAGGTCGTCCTGCACGCCGACGGCTCGGCCTCGGTCAGCGACAACGGCCGCGGCATCCCGGTCGACATCCACGCGAAGTCCGGCCTGTCCGGCGTCGAGGTCGTCTACACCAAGCTGCACGCCGGCGGGAAGTTCGGCGGCGGCTCCTACGCGGCCACCGGCGGCCTGCACGGCGTCGGCGCCAGCGTCGTCAACGCGCTGTCCGAGCGGGTCGACGTCGAGGTCGACCGCGGCGGCCGCACGCACGCCATGTCGTTCCGGCGCGGCGAGCCCGGCGTCTGGGACGGCGACGGCCCGGCGGCCGCGTTCTCGCCGTTCACCGACCACTCCGAGCTGCGCATCACCGGCCGGGTCGCCAAGCGGGTCACCGGCACCCGGGTCCGCTTCTACGCCGACCGGCAGATCTTCCTGCGCGACACGTCCTACTCCTGGGACGACCTCATCTCCCGCGCCCGGCAGACGTCGTACCTGGTGCCGGGGCTGCAGCTGGTGGTCCGCGACGAACGCGGCGACGAGTTCGTCGAGCAGACGTTCCGGCACGACGGCGGCATCAGCGAGTTCGTCGAGTTCCTCAGCCCGGGCGTGGCGGTCACCGACGTCCTGCGGCTCACCGGCGAGCAGACCTTCCGCGAGACCGTCCCCGTCCTCGACGACGACGGCCAGCTGGTCAGCAAGGACACCGAGCGGGTCTGCGAGGTCGACGTCGCGCTGCGCTGGGACACCGGCTACGACACCATCGGCCGCTCGTTCGTCAACGTCGTCGCCACCCCGAAGGGCGGCACCCACATCGCCGGCTTCGAGCAGGGCCTGCTCAAGGCGCTGCGCGACCAGGTCAAGGTCAACGCCCGGCGGCTCAAGGCCGGCAACGACAAGATCGAGAAGGACGACGTGCTCGAGGGCCTCACCTCGGTGGTCACCGTCCGGCTCGACGAGCCGCAGTTCGAGGGCCAGACGAAGGAGGTGCTCGGCACCGCGGCGGTCCGCTCCATCGCCTCCGCCGTCGTCGAGCGCGAGCTGAAGGCCGTCCTGACCTCGACGAAGCGCAACGACAAAGCCCAGGCGGCGGCGCTGCTCGAGAAGGTCGTCTCGGCGGCGAAGACCCGGGTGGCCGCGCGGCTGCACAAAGAGACCGTCCGCCGCAAGAACGCGCTCGAAACCAGCTCACTGCCGACCAAGCTGGTCGACTGCCGGTCCAACAGCCTGGAGAAGTCCGAGCTGTTCATCGTCGAGGGCGACTCCGCGCTGGGCACCGGCCGCTCGGCCCGCGACGCCGAGTACCAGGCGCTGCTGCCCATCCGCGGCAAGATCCTCAACGTGCAGAAGGCGTCCGTCGCCGACATGCTGAAGAACGCCGAGTGCGCCGCGATCATCCAGGTGCTCGGCGCCGGCAGCGGCCGCACGTTCGAGATCGACCAGTCCCGCTACGGCCGGGTCATCCTGATGACCGACGCCGACGTCGACGGTGCGCACATCCGCACGCTGCTGATCACGCTCTTCTACCGCTACATGCGCCCGTACGTCGAGGCCGGCCGGCTGTTCGCCGCGATGCCGCCGCTGCACCGCATCGAGCTGTCCAGCCCGAAGAAGGGCCAGGACAAGTACATCTACACCTACACCGACGCCGACCTCGACCGCACGCTGCGCGACCTCGCCCGCAAGGGCGTCCGGGTCAAGGACACCCCGCAGCGCTACAAGGGCCTCGGCGAGATGGACCCCGAGCAGCTGGCCGAGACCACCATGGATCCCCGGCACCGCCGGCTGCGGCGCATCAACGCCCGCGACGCCGAGGCCGCCGAACGCGTCTTCGAGCTGCTGATGGGCAACGACGTCGCGCCGCGCAAGGAGTTCATCATCGCCGGCGCCGCCGAGCTCGACCGCGCCCGCATCGACGCCTGAGGCGTTCCGCGGCGTCATCCGCGCGTTTCGCGTGGGAAGTAAGGTCTTCCCGACGCCGAGCCCGCGGGAGCTGCCGTGATCGATGGACGCACTGGCACCGGCGGTGTGGTCTCGCCGGTCATGGTGGGCCGCGGCGACGAGCTTGCGGCGGTCGTGGCGGCCTTGAGTCGCTCGCCGGCCGTGATCGTGGTCGAGGGTGAGGCCGGAATCGGTAAGTCGCGGCTGGTCACGGAGGTGCTGCGGCATCCCGACGTGAGCCGGCGCCGGCACCTGGTGGGGCGCTGCCACCAGATCCGCGAACCGTTTCCGCTCGGCGCGATCGTCGAGGCCGTCCGCCGTCTCGGCGACGATCTTCGAGGTTTCCGGCTGGGACCGGTCGCCGGGGCGCTGCGGCCGCTCCTGCCCGAGGTGGCCGACTCGTTGCCGCTGCCTCCGGAGCCGTTGGACGACCGAACCGCCGAGCAGCACCGGGTCTTTCGCGGCCTGGTCGAGGTGCTCGAGGCCGCCGGCCCGGCCGTCCTGGTGCTGGAGGACCTGCAGTACGCCGACCCGAAGACCGCCGACTTCCTCGCCTATCTGCTGGCCGAGCCGCCGCCTCGGCTGGCGGTCGTGCTGACGCTGCGTCGTGAGGACGCCGACCCGACGCTGCGTTCGGTGCTGTCGGCCGTACCGGTTCACGGCCAGGTCGTGCTGCGCGGCCTGACGACGGCCGAGTCGGGCGAGCTGGCGGCCGCGATCCTGGACACCGATCGTCTGTCGGACGAGTTCGCCTCCTACATCCGGGAGCGAACGGCGGGCCTGCCGTTCGCGATCGAGGAGCTGTTGGCGCTGGTTCGCGCGAACGGCAAACTCGTCCACCACGACGGGCAGTGGAGTCGCCGGGCGTTGCGTGAGCTCCGCGTGCCGCGGCGCATCGTCGATGCCACCATGGCGAGGATCGACCGGCTGCCGGCCGGTGCCCGGCGGATCGCCGAGGCGGCGGCCGTGCTGCAGAGCCCGCAGCCGGACCGGATCCTGATCGCGGTGGCCGACGAGCCCGATCCCGTCGACGCCCTGGAGGCAGCCGTCGGCTCCGGGCTCATCGTCGAGCGCGAGGGAAGCCTCGGCTTCCGGCACCTGCTCGCCGCCCAGGCCGTCCTCGACAGCCTCGGTGGCCTGCGCCGGCAACAGCTTCACGACAGGGCGGCCACGGCGCTGCTGGCCTTGGGACATCCTCCACTGGGCCAGGTGGCTCACCATCTGTGGCAGGCCGGTCGTCTGGCGGAATGGACCGATGCCGCACAGCGGGCAGCGGAGCAGGCGGTCGAGCTCGGTGACGACGACGAGGCCGTGCGGCTGCTGCGTGCGGTCCTTCGTGAGGCGCCCCTGACGCCGGAGCAGCGCGGAGCGGTCGCGGCCAGGTTGGCCTGGGCGGCGTTGGACACGTTGCACGCGAGCGAGATCGTCGAGCCGCTGACCGAGGTGCTCGACGAGGACCTTCCGGCCGCGATCCGCGGCGAGCTGAGGATTCTCCTGGCCATGGCTCTCGGCCAGGCGGGCCAGGACATCGAACGCCAGCGAGAGCTGTTCCGAGCCGCGCTCGGTGACCTCGCCCATCGTCCGGACCTGCGGGCGTGGGCGATGGTCGGGCTCGGGGTGAGCACCACGGCAGAGGTCTCGCCCGACGAGGATCGCCGGTGGCTGACCGAGGCCGCCGGGTTGGTCGACCAGATCGACGACCCACTGCTCCAGGCGTTCGTCCTCGGGCGGACCGGGTCGATGCTGCTCGACACCGGCGACCCGTCCTGGCGCGACCTGACCGATCGGGTCCTGCGGCTCACCGACGAGAGGCCACGGCAGCGCCGCGAAGCGAGCGCGTACTACTCCCTCGGCCTTGCTGCCACCTACGCGGGTCAGCTCGAACCGGCTCGGCTGCTGCTGACCAAGGCGCTCGAGGCACCGGTCACGCAGCACAATCGCCGGCTGGAGATGATCGTCCGCAGTGGGCTGGCCGTCCTCCGATTCCTGCGGGGCGAGTGGGACGGTCTGCACCTGGACATCGCGCGACTACGGCCCGAGGTCACGGACCACTACGGCCGGATGGACCTCGAACTGGCCGCCGGAAGCCTGGCGCTCGCGCGAGGCGATCGGGACGAGGGTCGAGCGTTGCTGGAGCGCGCGACCGCCGCGGCGGCCGAGACCGCCACCCTCGAAGTCCTGCCGCTCGGCACGGCCGGATTGGTGCGGTCCGCACTGGCCGACGGCGAGATCGACCGAGCCATCGGTCAGGTCGATCGCCTCCTCGACATCCTCCGCGCGAAGGGCGCGTTGCTGCCTTCGCTGGGCTGGGCGCTTCCGGACGTGGTCGCGGCCCTGGTCGCGGCCGATCGCACGGATCACGCCACCGACCTGCTCGACGAGGTCGGAGTCGCGCTCGGCGCCATGGAGGCGCCGATACTGGCGCCGGCCGCGGCGGAGGCCGGCGCCATGCTCGCCCTCGCTGCCGGGAGCAGGGGCGGCCCCGCCGACGTCGTCCTCGCGGCGGCCGCTGCCTACCGCGAAGCGGCCGCGCCGTACGCCGCGGCCCTGGCGACGGAACGGGCTGCCGCGCTGCTGCTGTCCACCGGGCACGACCGGGCTCCGGACGTGGTTCTGGGAGCGGCGACGATGTACGACGGCCTGGGCGCGACCGGAGATCGAGCCCGGCTCGCCGCTCTCGCCCAGGGCCACGGCATCGAGCTGCCGCGTCGTCATCGTGGCGGTCGCCGCGCGTACGGCGGTCTGCTGTCGCCGCGCGAGCGGGAGGTCGCGACCCTGGCGGCGTCCGGGCGCACGAACAACGAGATCGCCGAGGACCTGTTCATCTCGCGGCACACCGTCGAGAAGCACCTCGGCGCGGCCATGCGCAAGCTCGGGGTGCGGTCGCGCACGGCACTTGCCCACCAATGGGCCGAGTCGAGCAAGAATGGCGGATTTCCGTAATAGTCGCGGTATCTACCGCGCCACACACTGTCATCGTGTGTGAATCCGGCCCGGCCGACGACGTCGATGACCTCGACGACACGGATGCCGACCAGGAGCAATCCGTCGTCGACTCGCCGCGTGCCCCCGCCGACGACGGCTGGTTTCCCGCATGATCCGCAGCTGGACACGATCGACCCCGCGACCGGAGGAGTGCCCATGATGCGAGCCAGACTCGGCCGAGCGGGGGTCATGGCCATGGCCGGCTTGGCCGCCGCACCGCTCATGGTCACGTCCTCCGGCGCGGCGATGTCCGCACCCGAGGCCGCGCCGCTGGCGTCGACGGCGGCGAACGTCGCCGAGCCGGCCGAGTCGCCCGTCGCTGCCGCGGACCGGACGTTCACCCTGATCACCGGCGACGTCGTCGCGCTCACCGGCGAGGGCGAGAACGCCGACGCGGTCGTCGTCGAGGACGTGCCGCCCCTCCACGACATCGTCACCGTTCGAACCCAGGACGGGGTGTTCGCGCTTCCCGGCGTGGCCTCCGAGCTGGTCGCCCGCGGACAGCTAGACCTGCGGCTGTTCAACCTCTCCCTGCTGGCCGAGGCCGGCTACGACGACGCGAGCCGGCCCACGCTGCCACTGATCGTGCAGGCCGCAGGCGGCAGTGCGGCTCGAAGCGGCAGCGTGGACCTGCCCGGCACCGACGACGACGCCGTAGTGGCGCTCCCGTCGATTCGATCCTCCGCCGTGGCGGTGGACAAGGAGCAGTCGGGCGCGTTCTTCGCGGCCGTCACCGCGTCGAGTTCGCCGGCCCGCACGGCAGGGCCGTCGGCCAGCGCGCTGGCCTCCGGCGTCGAACGGATCTGGCTCGACGGTCCGGTGCGGGCCATGGACGACGCCACCAACGAGGCGGTCGGTGTGCCCACCGCGTGGGACTCCGGGCTGACCGGCGAAGGCCAGCGGATCGCCGTCATCGACACGGGGATCGACTCGACCCACCCCGACTTCGCCGGCCGGATCGCCGAGACGAAGTCCTGTGTGCCGGACGCCGGCCCCGAGGACGACCACGGTCACGGCACCCACGTCGCGTCGACGGCGCTCGGATCGGGCGCCGCCTCGGACGGGCAGTACGCCGGGGTCGCCCCGGACGCGCAGCTGGTGGTCGCCAAGGCGCTTGCCGGCAACGGCGGCGGGCTGGAATCGTGGATCATCGAGTGCATGGGCTGGGCGGCTCAGCATGCCGACGTCGTCAACATGAGCCTCGGCGGCCTGCCCACCGACGGCACCGACCCCATGTCGCTGGCCCTCGACGAGATCAGCGAGGCCACCGGAGCGCTGTTCGTCGTCGCGGCGGGCAACTGGGGCGACTACGAGGTGTACTACGGACTCGCCAACCACGAGACGGCGTCGACCCCGTCGACGGCTGACCGCGCGCTCTCGGTGGGCAACGTCCTGATCGACAGCCGGCCCTTCCAACTCGACCCGTCGTCGTCCATCGGGCCTCGTCGCGGCGACCACGCGTTCAAGCCGGAGCTGACGGCCCCCGGGCACCAGGTGATCGGCGCGTACGCCGCCCAGAACCGCATCTCCGGCCCGCTGCCCGAGAACCCGCGATACACCGCCCTGACCGGGACGTCGATGGCGACACCGCACGTCGCAGGTGCGGCGGCCCTGCTGCGGCAGCAGCACCCTGATTGGAGCGCCGCACAGCTCGAGGACGCCCTGGTGAGCACGACCCAGCCGAACGCGGATCCGATCTACCACCGCGGCACCGGCACGTTGGACGTGGCCCGCGCGACCCAGCAGCAGATCCACGCGACCGGAACCCTCGACCTCGGCGCACCGCTCTGGACCGAGAGCCCGCTCCCGCTCCACGGCGAGGTCACGTACACCAACAGCGGCGACAGCCCGATCGAGCTCAGCCTGGACGCGGCCTACGTCAAGGCGCCCGAGCACTACATCGGCGACGGTGAGCCGTTCGTCCCGGCAGACGGCGCGGTCGTCTGGGGCGACGACGGCGTGACCGTGCCCGCCCACGGGTCGGCGAGCGTCCCGGTCACCGTGCACCTCGCCGACCTGCCGGAGGGGAGCGTCTACGGGGAGCTCCTGGCCACGTCGTCCGACGGCACGGTGCGTGTGGTGACAGGGCTGAGCTGGACCCGCGAACCCGAGTCCTACCTGCTCGAGACCCGTGCGATCGATCAGCACGGAGCGCCGTCGGGGTCGCATCCCGGGCCTCCGGGGATGGGCGGGACGCTGCTGGTGACCGACCTCGACACCGGAGCGACCCGGATCGGCGGCTTCATCGACGGCGTCGGCCATCTGTCGGACGTGACTCTGCCGTTCTCCGAGCAGGACCCGCGGCTGCGCGCCGGACGCTACGCCGTGACCGTCGCGCTGCCCGGCTACGAGAAGCCGCCGTACACCACCGTGTACGACCCGGTGTCGGCAACGCTGGGCAGCGAGCCGGAGGTCGTGCTGGACGAGGACACCACGCTGGTCTTCGACGCGCGCGAAGGGCGCCCCTGGACGGTTGACACGCCGAAGCCGAGCGTGCGCCAGGACGCCGCGACGACCATGCGGATGCAGCGCACCGACGCGGACGGCGAGGTCCTGGTCGCCATGTCCACGGGCGCGGCATGGACCGAGGACTCGATCCGTACGCTGGCCAGCCGCACGACGGCCGTCACCGGCGGCTACCGCCTCGACGTCGTCGAGCATCGCGAAGTACCGCCGCTCACGGTGACCACGATCGGCAGGTCACCGGTGACGGTGCGCCCGAAGGCGGCGAC is from Jiangella alkaliphila and encodes:
- a CDS encoding ArsR/SmtB family transcription factor, producing MDDTLRAVADPTRRAIMELVRDGERSAGDIAARFPGMSRPAVSQHLKVLVDAGLVDVRRDGNRRLYALRPEGLADAAGFIERMWSAQLRKLKEAVETE
- a CDS encoding DUF7455 domain-containing protein, with the protein product MTTTALATGPLKATDRCDSCGAQAYVRVVLKEGDLLFCGHHGHRHEAKLRPVALEWHDETDRLQPQPTPATD
- a CDS encoding rhomboid family intramembrane serine protease, with amino-acid sequence MSSSGQITPRRSVPPALTAALPVFVLVLLMWVEEIIDALPGVNLDQYGIRPHDPEGLVGIVTAPFLHGGFGHLIANTGAFLVLGCLIAITTQRFWAVTIGVALVGGFATWLAASPNSVHIGASGVVYGYAAFLVAWGVLSRRAVAVVVAVIVVLMYGGIVVGVLPGQPGISWQGHLFGALAGVLMAWLLRGSGTKSRA
- a CDS encoding helix-turn-helix transcriptional regulator — protein: MIDGRTGTGGVVSPVMVGRGDELAAVVAALSRSPAVIVVEGEAGIGKSRLVTEVLRHPDVSRRRHLVGRCHQIREPFPLGAIVEAVRRLGDDLRGFRLGPVAGALRPLLPEVADSLPLPPEPLDDRTAEQHRVFRGLVEVLEAAGPAVLVLEDLQYADPKTADFLAYLLAEPPPRLAVVLTLRREDADPTLRSVLSAVPVHGQVVLRGLTTAESGELAAAILDTDRLSDEFASYIRERTAGLPFAIEELLALVRANGKLVHHDGQWSRRALRELRVPRRIVDATMARIDRLPAGARRIAEAAAVLQSPQPDRILIAVADEPDPVDALEAAVGSGLIVEREGSLGFRHLLAAQAVLDSLGGLRRQQLHDRAATALLALGHPPLGQVAHHLWQAGRLAEWTDAAQRAAEQAVELGDDDEAVRLLRAVLREAPLTPEQRGAVAARLAWAALDTLHASEIVEPLTEVLDEDLPAAIRGELRILLAMALGQAGQDIERQRELFRAALGDLAHRPDLRAWAMVGLGVSTTAEVSPDEDRRWLTEAAGLVDQIDDPLLQAFVLGRTGSMLLDTGDPSWRDLTDRVLRLTDERPRQRREASAYYSLGLAATYAGQLEPARLLLTKALEAPVTQHNRRLEMIVRSGLAVLRFLRGEWDGLHLDIARLRPEVTDHYGRMDLELAAGSLALARGDRDEGRALLERATAAAAETATLEVLPLGTAGLVRSALADGEIDRAIGQVDRLLDILRAKGALLPSLGWALPDVVAALVAADRTDHATDLLDEVGVALGAMEAPILAPAAAEAGAMLALAAGSRGGPADVVLAAAAAYREAAAPYAAALATERAAALLLSTGHDRAPDVVLGAATMYDGLGATGDRARLAALAQGHGIELPRRHRGGRRAYGGLLSPREREVATLAASGRTNNEIAEDLFISRHTVEKHLGAAMRKLGVRSRTALAHQWAESSKNGGFP
- a CDS encoding SRPBCC family protein; amino-acid sequence: MIEQTIRIDAPPERVWAYFTDAGKLARWWGSAEVDARPGGLLRVAMDGGPDPVMRGEFVELRPYERLVFTFGWEPGPGVPDVAPGGSRVEVELTPDVDGTVVTLRHSGLPATLRGETIVGWRIVLRRLAVEVAEGH
- a CDS encoding arginase family protein; its protein translation is MTHILVPYHLDEHRPGLDVPYEPAVTVSRDLTGDDVWERVGGLYAEVADVVAADVRGGQVPLVMSGDCMVSQAVVAGVQRAHDRASPSIVWFDAHGDVQTLETTTSGYLGGMPLRMLAGYRPELLADRLGLAPIAEDRIVLVDGRDLDPPERDYLAASNIRQVFTAELDADGVPLGPVYLHVDLDVVDGAELPGLLFPTPGGPSASEVGQAIRRVLDTGRVAAVGLGCTWHEGQDGQGAAERVRAALPF
- a CDS encoding DNA gyrase/topoisomerase IV subunit B — protein: MTAERADALTAGGDYTARHLSVLEGLEAVRKRPGMYIGSTDSRGLMHCLWEIIDNAVDEALGGFCDRVEVVLHADGSASVSDNGRGIPVDIHAKSGLSGVEVVYTKLHAGGKFGGGSYAATGGLHGVGASVVNALSERVDVEVDRGGRTHAMSFRRGEPGVWDGDGPAAAFSPFTDHSELRITGRVAKRVTGTRVRFYADRQIFLRDTSYSWDDLISRARQTSYLVPGLQLVVRDERGDEFVEQTFRHDGGISEFVEFLSPGVAVTDVLRLTGEQTFRETVPVLDDDGQLVSKDTERVCEVDVALRWDTGYDTIGRSFVNVVATPKGGTHIAGFEQGLLKALRDQVKVNARRLKAGNDKIEKDDVLEGLTSVVTVRLDEPQFEGQTKEVLGTAAVRSIASAVVERELKAVLTSTKRNDKAQAAALLEKVVSAAKTRVAARLHKETVRRKNALETSSLPTKLVDCRSNSLEKSELFIVEGDSALGTGRSARDAEYQALLPIRGKILNVQKASVADMLKNAECAAIIQVLGAGSGRTFEIDQSRYGRVILMTDADVDGAHIRTLLITLFYRYMRPYVEAGRLFAAMPPLHRIELSSPKKGQDKYIYTYTDADLDRTLRDLARKGVRVKDTPQRYKGLGEMDPEQLAETTMDPRHRRLRRINARDAEAAERVFELLMGNDVAPRKEFIIAGAAELDRARIDA
- a CDS encoding GNAT family N-acetyltransferase; protein product: MIMSRPDARTYLVLPGDAGGPQLDAVLAEHDGDLYTEAGEDDGDRLALLTGRGFTVARREHVYAVPTAPPDGSSWPDGFGVVSAADADLVRLAALDQDLRRSVPGVDAWRTDPEAFRRETFDDPQFDPSTYLIAVDGGSGGYAGLVRVWIRPSVPRLGLIGVRAAYRRRGLARALVARVLGIMHERGAAEVVCEVDETNDGSNALFAGFGARRIGGNIELVRRPA